AAAATTACGGCCAAAAGAAGACCGAATGGAGCTGATCTTTCATTTCCTTCCGGGCATACTACCTTTGCGTTTGCCAATGCAGGAGTTTTGTACCACGAATTTAAAGACAATCACCCTATCCTCGCCTACAGCGGTTTTGCATTCTCGACGACTACCGGCCTTTTTAGAATGTTGAATGACAAACACTGGCTATCCGACGTATTGTTCGGAGCAGGACTTGGACTTTGCATCCCCATTTTAATCTATCACTTTGAACCCTTAAAAAACTGGAATCCTTTTCATAAAAAAGTCAATCTGATCCTTCAATCCAAAATAAAAAATAAAGGGTATGAGTTTTACCTTTGCTATCAATTCTAAGCAGGATTAAAATGGGTTGAAATTTGAGTCTCAACAAATGATTATTTCAGTTGATGAATTAAAAGTTAATGGCGAAAAAGAAATTAGGATCAGCTTAAATGAAGGAGTGACTTTAATTGATTTCGTTGTGATAAGATATCCCCTCCACAAAAGAATCTGGTTCGGGATAAAAAGGTTTTTTACCTGGCGGAAATAAAATCCCAACAGTTATTCAAACAATTATACTCGCCGCAAATAAAAGAAGGCACAAAGAAAAAATCTTCGTGCCTTCTTTTATTTGCGGCAATTATATACTACTTAAAAGCTTACGCTTCAAAGGAAGTACCACATCCACAGGTGGACTTCGCATTCGGATTGTTGAACGAGAACCCTCTGTTATTCAGTCCCTCCACCCAATCAATCTCCATGCCCATCAAATACAAGGCGTGTGCTTTTTGCATAAAAACGGTAAATCCACCTATTTCAAAAATATCATCTCCTTCCTGCGGGGCATCAAATCCCAAAATGTACGAAAAGCCGGAACAGCCCCCACCTTTTACCCCCACACGTAAACCGTGGCCTGCAGGAATGTCCTGCTCTTCGAAAATATGCTTCAGTTGGACAATTGCTGATTCGGTAATGACTACAGGAGCCGTTGTTGTGGTATTTTCAGTGCTCATTACAATCTTTTTTTATTACTTTTTATGTCTTGGATCTTAAACTAACGGAAAAATATAAATTAAAACTGATAATCTACAAATTTCAAACTCACTTTTTTTAAACCAATTAATTAACAGATAGTTGCACTTACTTACAATTATTTTGGCAACAAAGACTAAATTTACGTTTTCAATCTAGATTCAAATATGGAAACAGTTTTAGAGATCATCAAATTGACGGTTCCGGCCCTCATCGTTTTTTTAACGGTTTATTATTTACTTAAAAAGTTTATTGAGGGGCAGGAAAGAATGAAAATGCTGGAGATCAAGGAAAAGCAACAACAAACTTCCACCCCGATGCGATTGCAGGCCTACGAGCGACTTTCCTTGTTTTGCGAAAGGATAAGCATTCAGAGCCTGGTACTCCGGTTGAATAAAAACGGCCTGAGTGCCGCTGAATTTCAAATTTCCTTACTCCTGGCCATACAGCAGGAATACGAGCATAATATCACCCAGCAGGTTTATGTATCCGAAAAACTTTGGAGCATCATCAAAATGGCCAAAGACGATGCCGTCAATTTCGTCAGCCTCGTCGCGGAATCCGTTGATCCAAAAGCCAATGCAATGGATTTAGCCAACTCGCTGATGGACTACCAGGGGAAACGACCTACAAGCGGGCAGGATCAGGCCCTTATTGCCATAAAAAAGGAAGCCTCCCTGATTTTTTAATCAAAGTATTATGAAAGCCATCATCATTGACGACAATCCAAAGGCCATAATCAGCTTACAACAGGATCTCGCTGATTATTGTCCGGAGGTGGAAATCATAGGAACTGCTGAAGGAGTCGTCAGTGGGGTTAAATTACTAAAGACCTCCCCTCCTGACGTATTGTTTCTCGATATCCAGTTGCAGGATGGCAGCGGTTTCGACGTACTTGAAATTTTACCGGAAATCAACTTTGGCGTTATTTTTACCACGTCTTCTGATGCTTTTGCCATTAAAGCCTTCAGGCTTGCCGCCATTGACTATTTGCTAAAACCCATCGATCCGGAACAACTACAGGAGGCGGTGCAACGAGCACAGGTCTTTTCGGGAAACCGAAAAGAAAGCCTTGAAATGATCAAGGGAAGCATGCAACAAGGCACTTTGCCTCAACACATTGCCCTGCATACCCAGGATAAAATTCAATTGATCAAAATAGACGAGATCATCCGGTGCGAGGCAAATGGAAATTATACCACTTTTTACTTCGAGCAAGGTAATTCCCTGCTGGTTACGAAGACCCTCAAAGAGTTTGACCAAACCCTGACCCCTCAACATTTTCTTCGTGTACACCAGTCTCACCTCATCAATAGTCGTAAAATAAAAGCCTTTGTGAAAACCGATGGCGGATACATCGTCATGCAGGATGGAGCCAAAATATCGGTTTCCGTAAGAAAACGCACTGCCGTAATGAGATTTTTGGAAGGCATCTGACAATTACAAATTACATTAAAGGTGAAATATGGATATACTTACCTATTTTTGTATTTACTAACCTTCACCCTCACTGCAAAATATCCCCAATAAATTTTAGCATCGAAACTATTTACTTTAATCTTCAATCCTTGTGATATGTCAAAAAAAATATCAATCACAATTATTCTTGCCGTTATTTTTTTCCCTTTTTGCTCTTTCGGACAAGCGGCGGCCGCGCTGTGGTTAGAAAAAGCTGAAGCGACCATTCCCCTTATGGGAAATAAAGTGATCAATCCATTGGTGTACCGAACGACGGAAACGGATACCACCTTTTTAAAAAATACCATTTTTCAAGCCCCTCATGAATCAGCCATAAATGTTAAAAATAGTGGAACCATTCTCACTGTCCCCTTACCCGATGGCACCAGTGAGGATTTTCGTATCGTGCTTTATGATATGATGGAACCTGGTCTGTACGAAAGATTTCCAGAAATAAAGACGGGTTATGGTGTAAGCACGGGCAAATCAAAATCCACCATCCGATTCGACTGGACCTATCGGGGATTTCATGCCTTCATCCGGAACCACGGGAATACCGTTTTTATCGACCCTTACAGTTTCGGAGATAAAGTCAATTACGTGTCGTATTATTCAAAAGACTACCCCGCACCGGCAGAACCTTTTGTCTGTCACGTTGAAGGTCCTGTTATTTCGATAGAAGATTCACCCGCCCCGGTAGAGAAAGCTGGCGATTGTATTTTTCGTTCTTATCGTCTGGCGATGGCTACTACCGGTCAATATTCCAATTACCATGGAGCTACGAGTGCCGCCCAGGCGAACCTTGTGCTTTCGGCCGTGACCACCACGATGAACCGCGTCAATGGTGTTTATGAGCAGGATGCTACCATTCGAATGATTCTCATTGCCAATACAGATGATGTATTCTATTATAGTGGGGTTACGGATCCTTATACCAATAATAGCGGGAGCACAATGCTCGGTGAAAATCAAACTAACCTTAATGCAGTCATTGGTTCCTCCAATTACGATATCGGGCACGTGTTCAGCACTGGAGGTGGAGGTATTGCCCAGCTAAACTCTCCGTGTACCAACTCAAAAGCCAAAGGGGTGACCGGTTCTTCCAACCCGGTTGGTGACCCGTTCGATATAGATTATGTGGCACATGAGATGGGCCACCAGTGGGGCGCCAATCATACCCAGAATAACAACTGCAACCGCCACAATTCAACCGCCATGGAACCTGGAAGTGCCTCCACCATCATGGGATATGCGGGTATTTGTTCCCCCGACATCCAGGCACATAGTGATGCGTACTTCCACGGCATCAGCATTCAGGAAATGGCTAATTTTATCGTCAATGGGAACGGAAATAATTGCGATGTTCCACTCGCCTTCAGCAATACAGGCCCGTCGGTATCGGCAGGATCCAATTATACTATTCCTGTTTCTACTCCTTTTGTACTGACCGCTGTAGGCACCGACCCACAAAATGATCCGATAACCTATTGCTGGGAACAATGGGACAATGAGGTGAATAATACCATGCCTCCTAATGGTTTTAATACGCAGGGGCCGGTATTCCGTTCTTTTGACCCCGTTCCTGCCCCTGAACGTTATTTCCCAAGACTTCCCGATCTGGTCAATAATATTACTCCCACATGGGAAGTATTACCCGCGGTGTCAAGAACAATGGAATTCCGGGTGACCGCCCGTGATTTTAACGGTACTGCCGGATGTACCGATACGGATAATATGTTTGTGACGACTAATATTGCCGCCGGGCCTTTTGTGGTGAATATCCCAAGTTTACCGGTGACCTGGACGGAAGGACAAACAGAAACCGTAACCTGGGATGTAGCTGGCACAACCTCCTTCCCTGTCAGCTGCGCCAATGTTGACATTTTACTTTCTTACGACGGAGGATACACTTATCCTGTAACCCTGGCTTCAGGAGTACCTAATAATGGCAGTGCCAATATTACTGTTCCTACCGGTACCTCCATTACGGCCCGGGTCATGGTAATCTGCTCCGACAATATCTTTTTTGATATTTCCAATAATAATTTCACCATTCAGCAGGCAACTGTTCCCGATTATGGGGTTGCCGTAAGCCCGGACGATATTACCGTGTGCGGAAATGAAATTGCCGTTTATACCATTGATGTGGCTTCCTTAGTTGGATACAGTAGCCCGGTAATCTTGTCGGTCTCCAATTTACCTGCTGGAGCCTCAGCCAGTTTTAGCCCTAACCCTGTTATTCCCGGCAATTCGACTACGATGACTATCAGCAACCTTAATTTGGCAGCAGGTGGAAATTATACCCTTACGATCAACGCCAACAGTATCGCAGGTTCAAAATCTGTAGATGTTAAGTTGAATTTACTTTCGTTGCCGGAAACCATTTCACTTATGATTCCGGGAAACAACGAAACAGATGTTGATCTTTCTCCAACCTTGAATTGGCTTTCTGATGTTTCAGCCAGCTATTATCAGGTTCAGGTCGCAACCGACCCGGGGTTCAATAGTATCATCATCGATGATAGTTCTTTAGGCACGAGTTATACTATCCAAATTGAATTAATGCCCAATACTACCTATTACTGGAGAGTTAAGGGATTTAATGATCATTGTGAAGGTCCTTGGTCAGGTACCCTGGCCTTCATCACCTTACCCTGTTCGTTCTTTTCCAATTTGAATGACTTGACGATTCCAAGCATTGGAACGGTAAACTCCATTTTCAATATTACCCATTCTGGAACGGTCACGGATGTAAATGTTGACCATATAACCGGCACCCACTCCTATGTCGGGGATCTTACTTTATCCCTTATCGCTCCCGACAATACTCAGGTAACTTTATTCAGCGGCATTTGCGGAAGTGCCGATGATTTCAACCTGGGATTTGACGACCAATCCAGCCTTTTTAATATCCCTTGTCCGCCTACCAACGGCGTCATTTACCAGCCGCTGGGCAACCTCTCCGATTTCATTGGAACGGAATTGAACGGAAACTGGACTTTGAGGATCGTTGACCAGTCATCCGGTGATGGCGGGCAACTCAACGAATGGGAGTTGCGTGTTTGTGCCACCAATTCTACCCTTTTGCCGGTGGAGCTGACTGAATTTAATGCCAAACCTTTGCAGCAGACCATTATGCTCAACTGGGCCACTGCCTCAGAATTTAACAATACTGGTTTTGAGATCGAACGCCGGTCGGAATTTGAGACGGATTTTAATGCCATCGGTTGGGTCAACAGTCTGGGCAACATTGAACAAGGAACCAATAATTATTCCTTCGAAGATGCCAGGGCAATCCCGGGCGTCCTCTACTACTATCGTTTAAGACAAATTGACTTTGATGACAAAGAAAGTTACTCAGGTATTAAAAGTGCGATCATTCAAGGAGAGGAAAATACCTACCTTGTATTCCCAAACCCGGTAAACAATACGCTCTATATCCATTGTACCGGATCATTCTCTCCTGGAACGGTTATTACCCTTACCGATGCGAGGGGAAGCAAGATAAAAGTGACCAAAATGCAGGATTACCAGACAGCCATAAATATGGAGCTTCTCCCTGCAGGAATTTATTTTCTACATGTGGATAGCGAAAGCCAGCATTGGGTCAGGAAAGTATTTAAGTAATGGAAAAACAATAAATAAGCAATCTTCATTTTCCATTTAACCTACATAAACATGAGTTCATCCCGAATTTTGCCGACCGGCAAAGTTTGGGATTTTTTTTCAATAAATTGATTGTCAGACAATTATAACTTTTTAAGTTTTTTTTAAATTTGAAACAGGTTACATTCAACTCTTTCAGAGTTGGTTTTTGTCCCTTTTTTGGCAGTATTTCATACTGCGTTATTGATATTTATCCCCATTCGGGGATAAATTTAATCTTCTTTTTAAAAATTAACTCTATTCTTAATCCATTTCCCGAAGGGAATCAAACAAAAACAATCTCAACTCTACCTGGCGTCGCCGGAAGACAGGTCTGAAGGAGTTGAATATATTGCAGGTAAATATTGTTAATATATTTTCAGCATCCATTTGAATTAAAAAATTCGGGATATTTTATGTTTCTTTTTTGCCTTTTTAACCGCTTTTTTTATCGCTCAGTATTCAAATTTGCCCTGATCCAGTCCATCTCCAGGTCTCTTTTCTGCTTCAAATCTTCAATGGTGTAACGGATGGGCACATCGGGCATCACTCCCCTACCCTCATCCTGGATCAATTGATAATCAAGCCAGTAAAAAGGAATCCTGACCTGAATACCTGTATTGGACAGTTTAACGGTAGTATAATAAAGTCCATTGTTGCCGGCGGCCCCCCCTCCTGATTCTTCGCCTATGACGACGGCCTCTTTTTTGTATTTCAACAAAGAAGCCAAATAACTGCTGGAAGAAGCCGAATAGCCGTTTGTGAGCAGATAAACCTCCCCGTCAAAATTATTTTTCTTTGAAACCCTGACCTTAAATTCTTTAATTTTCAGGCCATCCCTTTGATATTTTTTTCTACATTCAAGTCCCCTTTTCATGGAAAAAAGTAAGAAATGGAATTTTGACAAAGCATTAGAATATTTAAAGGTGGGAGCTTGCTTCCGTTCCAGCAAAATGACGAAATTTTCATCCAAAATATGCCGAAGCACCATATTGGCATCGTTAATACTACCTCCAAGATTATCCCGTACATCAATGACAAGGCGAGAGGTTCCCTTTTCCTGAAGCGTCTCAAAAATATCCCTATAGAATTTCCTGGTTTTCCACTTATATGGGTTAAAGGAATTAATTTTTAAAAGTGCCCATTGTTCCTCTTCGCTAAAAAAATGATTCTTGACGGAGTAGTCCCATTTCTTTTCATTTTCAGCTTCTTTTGGGGCAGAGGCTGCTGATTGAGCAGGCAACTTTGGGATAACTGTTATTGTGGTATCCGTTCCGTTCATTAAAAACGTAAATTGAACAAGGCTGTCTGTATCAAAATAACTCTGGTATAACTTACTAAAATTAGCCCCCCGGCTCAAAAGGCGCGTCATAAAAGTAGTATTATAACCATCCGAAGGATGATATTGCATGAGTTTGCCCAATAGTGTTTTAGTCTCATAATCATCCATACCCAGAATTTTTTGCCACTCATATTCATGAAAGGTATCCAGAGGTGCTCTGGCAGTCCAAAGGTTTTCTCCGTCTGTAAAAAATTCAAATGGAAGGATTCGGGGACGGGGAGTCCCTTTATGGGGCTTTTGAAGCTTTCTCCGGGCATCTGTATGAATACAACCGACTGAGGTCAGTATTTTATTAATTTCCTGTTCAAAAGCCAGTAGAGACATTCCACTTCCCGCAATGGTCTCCAGCGTTGCAAAAAGATGGTCGATGGAATCACGGGAATTATACCTGAAAGGGCTGGGATGAATTTCATACAGCGCCTGCTGAAGGTATCGGGTATCTTCAAGCAAAGCCTCCCCATTGAATGGCTGAGTTTGGGCAATGCTCAAAACAGGCAAAAGCAAAAGGGGCATTACCCTAAAAAGCAGAAATTTCATAACTATTATTAAAATGAAACCGTTCCTTGAATTACTCTTTTTCGGAACCTGGCGGCAAATGGATTTTTCCAGGGGTGAAATTCCCAAAAAAATAACTTTTTACCAAATGTAAACCGTTTTTCCCAAGCCTGCCTGATTCCTTCTCAACACCACCTGGTAACCGCTTTGTTGCAGGTACTGGGTAATGGCATTTGAAATGGAAACAGGGACATCGGATCCGGCATCAATGGTTATCTCTGGAGCAGAGGTGGAGCCTGAACCGGTAGTGAACTGAAACATTCCGCTGGGCAAAACACCTGCCAGGGTACTTTTGATCCCGCTTTTTAATGCGTCATAATTTGAAAGGCCTGAATTAATTTTTATGGTATAAGTATTTTGGCTATTGGCATAACCGGAAGTACTGTCTGTACCGGGATTGGCAAAGATTTTGGGGGAACTTTTCTCAAAAGAACCGGAAGTTGTTCCACAGGATTGACAAATGATAAAGAGGCCTAAAATAAAAATGATCCGTTTCATTGGGTTATTGTTTTTAAGTTTGATCAAATTTGAATTCATTTGGTTACCCCTCTCCCTTTATTTTAAGATGCTTTATATAGCTAAAAACCAGTGCCTTAGGTTTTTGTCCATTGAAAAACGAATTATCCGACCAAAAATTGGATATATTTTTAAGAACCAGCAAATTATCTATGTGTTACACCAACTATGTTTCCTTGCATTTTGTACTTTTGCACCATAATTAACGAGGCGGGGGCAATATGAACAAATATTCATTTTATCTTTTAATTTCCTTGGGTTTATTCTTCACCAATTGCCAGGAAACCCCAAAGGAAAATTTAATCCAGGCCGGTAACTTATCGTTTGATACGTTTTCGCATACCTGGTATGCGGCCTTCTGTAGTGACGATACAAGCTCTTGTGCCAAGGTCGTAGCTTCTTACCCGCTCGTTTCTGATAACCCTTCAGGTGTCGGAAAAACCATTAATGACAGTATTTTGAAATTTGTCAAATCTTCCATCAATAGCTTTCAATTGGAACAATCCGGCCCCGACATTACTGTTGAAAATCTGGTCGCTGAATTTTTCAATGAATACCAAAATTTTGTGAATGATTTCCCGGAATTTGAAATGCCCTGGACGATTGAAATCAAAGGTAAGGTACTTTTTAATTCAGATCAAATCATTTCTGTTGAACTCGAGGAATATTCTTTCACTGGCGGCGCCCATCCCAATTACGGGATCACCCTGTTAAATTTCGAACTGGCCACCGGGAAGATATTAGCCCTGGATGATATTGTTGATAATACGGAAAAATTAAAAATCATTGCCCGTGAAAAATTCAGGATTGCCCGCCATCTGAAAGCGGGCCAGAGTTTTGAAGATGCCGGATTCTTTTTTGGCGACTCCTTTATCCTTCCGGCAAATTTTGCCCTTACCGAAGAAGGACTTTTTCTTTTTTACAATCCTTATGAAGTAGGCGCGTATGTTTTGGGCCCCACCTTTTTTACGATTCCTTACCAGGACATCCAATCCATTATGAATGTACCTTAATCAATTTTTTTGTCCAAAAAGCAATCTATAATGCTTAATATTGTCTTTTAATGAAAATTATCGAATATAAATCATTTACCATGAATCTAAAATCATTCCTTTTAATGTTAATTATTCTTTCCATAGCGGCGTGTGGCGGGAATTCCAACGAAAAAAAGAATACTGTAAAAAATACCCCCGTAGCGGTCACCCCTTTAAGTGAACCTTCTGAGGCCATGGGAGCCATGCAAATGCAGAAATGGGAAGTTACCGATATGATCTACAATAATATCGGTATGGGTATTGCCCTGGACAAAAATCCATACCTGATTTTCCGTGGAGGCCGCATCAGTGGTTTTGCAGGATGCAACTCGTTTGTAGGGGAGTACGTTGAGGGCAAAGATTCCGGATTGAATTTTAAGAATATTGGATCAACCAAAAAAATGTGCCCTGAAGCAGGAAAGGAGGAAGCCGTGTTCATCGATCTTTTGAACGGGGCCAACAGCTATTCCTTAAATAGTGATCATTCCAAACTCAAGATCATCTCCCAGCTGGGAGAAATTCATTTAATACAGAAATAATCTAAAATCATGCTGAACCGCCAGGATCCTTCCAAAACTAACGCCTGGAAGCTTTTAACTGCCCACTTCAAGGAAATGGAAGCCGTGCAGATGGTGGATCTTTTTGCTAAAGACCACGATCGCTTTAATCATTTCTCCGCCCAATTCGGAGACATGCTCGTCGATTATTCCAAAAACAGGATAACAAAAAAAACGATGGAACTGCTGTTGCTGCTGGCTGAAGAGACCAGCGTAAAAGAAGCCATCGGTCAAATGTTCTCAGGAGAAAAAATCAATGAAACCGAAAACAGGGCCGTTTTACATACTGCGTTGAGAAACCGCTCCAACACCCCCGTTTTAACAGATGGGGAAAATGTTATGCCAGGCATTAATGCAGTACTGGATAAAATGGAAAATTTTTCCGCCAACCTGTTGGCAGGAAAATGGACCGGTTTTACCGATAAAAAAATAACCGATATCGTCAATATTGGGATTGGAGGTTCTGATCTGGGGGCCGTTATGGTCACCGAAGCCCTCAAACCTTATTGGCAGGAAGGTGTTCGGCCTCACTTTGTTTCCAATGTGGACGGAACCCATATGGTGGAAACCGTCAAAGACCTCAACCCTGAAACGACTCTTTTTATTATTTCTTCCAAAACGTTTACCACCCAGGAAACGATGGCCAATGCCCATTCCGCACGCAAATGGTTCCTTGAGGCAGCCAAGGACCAAAGCCACGTGCGAAAACATTTCGTAGCCGTTTCCACTAATGCCGAAGCAGTAGCCGCTTTTGGCATTGACCCCCAGAATATGTTTGAATTCTGGGACTGGGTCGGAGGAAGGTATTCGCTGACTTCGGCGATCGGGCTTTCCATTGCCTGTACTGTTGGCTTTGAAAATTTCGCGAAATTACTCGAAGGGTTCCATGCGATGGATAACCATTTCAAAACCACCTCTTTTGATCAAAATATCCCTGTACTGCTGGCACTGATAGGCATCTGGTACAATAATTTCTTTGG
This sequence is a window from Lewinellaceae bacterium. Protein-coding genes within it:
- a CDS encoding iron-sulfur cluster assembly accessory protein, whose protein sequence is MSTENTTTTAPVVITESAIVQLKHIFEEQDIPAGHGLRVGVKGGGCSGFSYILGFDAPQEGDDIFEIGGFTVFMQKAHALYLMGMEIDWVEGLNNRGFSFNNPNAKSTCGCGTSFEA
- a CDS encoding response regulator transcription factor, whose protein sequence is MKAIIIDDNPKAIISLQQDLADYCPEVEIIGTAEGVVSGVKLLKTSPPDVLFLDIQLQDGSGFDVLEILPEINFGVIFTTSSDAFAIKAFRLAAIDYLLKPIDPEQLQEAVQRAQVFSGNRKESLEMIKGSMQQGTLPQHIALHTQDKIQLIKIDEIIRCEANGNYTTFYFEQGNSLLVTKTLKEFDQTLTPQHFLRVHQSHLINSRKIKAFVKTDGGYIVMQDGAKISVSVRKRTAVMRFLEGI
- a CDS encoding proprotein convertase P-domain-containing protein, with the protein product MSKKISITIILAVIFFPFCSFGQAAAALWLEKAEATIPLMGNKVINPLVYRTTETDTTFLKNTIFQAPHESAINVKNSGTILTVPLPDGTSEDFRIVLYDMMEPGLYERFPEIKTGYGVSTGKSKSTIRFDWTYRGFHAFIRNHGNTVFIDPYSFGDKVNYVSYYSKDYPAPAEPFVCHVEGPVISIEDSPAPVEKAGDCIFRSYRLAMATTGQYSNYHGATSAAQANLVLSAVTTTMNRVNGVYEQDATIRMILIANTDDVFYYSGVTDPYTNNSGSTMLGENQTNLNAVIGSSNYDIGHVFSTGGGGIAQLNSPCTNSKAKGVTGSSNPVGDPFDIDYVAHEMGHQWGANHTQNNNCNRHNSTAMEPGSASTIMGYAGICSPDIQAHSDAYFHGISIQEMANFIVNGNGNNCDVPLAFSNTGPSVSAGSNYTIPVSTPFVLTAVGTDPQNDPITYCWEQWDNEVNNTMPPNGFNTQGPVFRSFDPVPAPERYFPRLPDLVNNITPTWEVLPAVSRTMEFRVTARDFNGTAGCTDTDNMFVTTNIAAGPFVVNIPSLPVTWTEGQTETVTWDVAGTTSFPVSCANVDILLSYDGGYTYPVTLASGVPNNGSANITVPTGTSITARVMVICSDNIFFDISNNNFTIQQATVPDYGVAVSPDDITVCGNEIAVYTIDVASLVGYSSPVILSVSNLPAGASASFSPNPVIPGNSTTMTISNLNLAAGGNYTLTINANSIAGSKSVDVKLNLLSLPETISLMIPGNNETDVDLSPTLNWLSDVSASYYQVQVATDPGFNSIIIDDSSLGTSYTIQIELMPNTTYYWRVKGFNDHCEGPWSGTLAFITLPCSFFSNLNDLTIPSIGTVNSIFNITHSGTVTDVNVDHITGTHSYVGDLTLSLIAPDNTQVTLFSGICGSADDFNLGFDDQSSLFNIPCPPTNGVIYQPLGNLSDFIGTELNGNWTLRIVDQSSGDGGQLNEWELRVCATNSTLLPVELTEFNAKPLQQTIMLNWATASEFNNTGFEIERRSEFETDFNAIGWVNSLGNIEQGTNNYSFEDARAIPGVLYYYRLRQIDFDDKESYSGIKSAIIQGEENTYLVFPNPVNNTLYIHCTGSFSPGTVITLTDARGSKIKVTKMQDYQTAINMELLPAGIYFLHVDSESQHWVRKVFK
- a CDS encoding DUF3298 and DUF4163 domain-containing protein, with protein sequence MNKYSFYLLISLGLFFTNCQETPKENLIQAGNLSFDTFSHTWYAAFCSDDTSSCAKVVASYPLVSDNPSGVGKTINDSILKFVKSSINSFQLEQSGPDITVENLVAEFFNEYQNFVNDFPEFEMPWTIEIKGKVLFNSDQIISVELEEYSFTGGAHPNYGITLLNFELATGKILALDDIVDNTEKLKIIAREKFRIARHLKAGQSFEDAGFFFGDSFILPANFALTEEGLFLFYNPYEVGAYVLGPTFFTIPYQDIQSIMNVP
- a CDS encoding META domain-containing protein, whose amino-acid sequence is MLIILSIAACGGNSNEKKNTVKNTPVAVTPLSEPSEAMGAMQMQKWEVTDMIYNNIGMGIALDKNPYLIFRGGRISGFAGCNSFVGEYVEGKDSGLNFKNIGSTKKMCPEAGKEEAVFIDLLNGANSYSLNSDHSKLKIISQLGEIHLIQK
- the pgi gene encoding glucose-6-phosphate isomerase; translation: MLNRQDPSKTNAWKLLTAHFKEMEAVQMVDLFAKDHDRFNHFSAQFGDMLVDYSKNRITKKTMELLLLLAEETSVKEAIGQMFSGEKINETENRAVLHTALRNRSNTPVLTDGENVMPGINAVLDKMENFSANLLAGKWTGFTDKKITDIVNIGIGGSDLGAVMVTEALKPYWQEGVRPHFVSNVDGTHMVETVKDLNPETTLFIISSKTFTTQETMANAHSARKWFLEAAKDQSHVRKHFVAVSTNAEAVAAFGIDPQNMFEFWDWVGGRYSLTSAIGLSIACTVGFENFAKLLEGFHAMDNHFKTTSFDQNIPVLLALIGIWYNNFFGAESEAILPYDQYLHRFPAYFQQGNMESNGKRVDRSGQTVSYQTGPIIWGEPGTNGQHAFYQLIHQGTKLIPCDFIAPAISHNPEGEHHKMLLSNFFAQTEALMKGKKAEEVETELRKEGKSQSEIDFLVPFKVFPGNRPTNSILVKKITPETLGSLIAMYEHKIFVQGIIWNIFSFDQWGVQLGKQLANNILPELQHDQKITSHDVSTNGLINAFKEFSRI